CCCGATCAACCGCTTGGATACGTACATCAATGCCAGGGAAAGCTTGGTTAAAACCAGAAAGCCGGGGAACTAACCATTGTATCGCGAAACTTGGCGATAAGCTTACAGTTAGTGCGCCTTTTGCACTTCTGGCTTGAAGCTTTCTCGTCGCCTCATTTAAAGACGAGAAAATTTCTTTAATATCAAGATAATAACTTTGCCCTTCTTCCGTCAGCAGCAATGAGCGATTTCGACGGCGAAATAGCTTTAATCCGAGGAAATCTTCTAAGCTTTTTATTTGATGACTGACAGCTGCCTGTGTCACAAATAATTCATCTGCCGCTTTAGTAAAACTTAAATGACGGGCGGCGGCATCAAACACTCTCAGAGCATTTAAAGGCGGTAATCTTTTAGACATAATCTCTTCGACTCAGCTTCGTTATACGCATTAGTTTTTCTCATCCGAAGCATTATAAATTGTCCCTTGAGGATACGCCAGTAAATACCTATAGTATGCGCACTTCCTAAGCCGGAACGAAAAGTTGCAGAGTTTAGTTACTTTGAAACTTTTGGCTTTGTGGTTGTGATGTTGTGTTTGCAAGTTGTCTGGTTAATCCAGGCTTTGTAGCGATTGCTACTGTTTTTTTTCACTTCCTGTACATTTACCCTGTCTGTCCATAGTGATTTTTATAGTGCACCGCCTAAGCGCGGTGCTTTTTTTTATTTTGGACGTCATAAAATCCATTATAAAAAATAAAAAAAACATTATCCCATCGGATTTCGAGTAAAAAAGCCCATAAAACGCATCTTAAATTAAATTTAACCATTAGGTTAAAAAGCAAACCTTCTTCGATTTAGTGCTTTAACTTTTTTCAGGCGCGCAATTATTCAAAAATTTGAGCAAAAATCTTCCTATTAAGTGTAACAAATTATTTCTAATAATCGATAACTGAATAACATTTTTTATCTCCATCTACTTATTCACTGTTTTCCGTTATTATCATCATCAACGCATATTCATAACCACAACTACAGCCACATTCACCTATTGGATGGCTAACATCAAAGAATCAGCATAATGGATAACTTTAACGCCCCTCAATTTCGTCAGCAATTTCCAGCCATCGGCTCTGATATTATTTTCCTTGATAGCGCCGCCACCGCCCTAAAACCCTTGGATATGACCAACGCCTCTGATGATTACTACCGTTTTTCAGGCAGTTCGGTCTATCGTGGACAATCCCCTGAAGCATTAAAAATTACTCGATTGTACGAACAAGGCCGCCTATTAACGGCAAAATTGATCCAAGCACCGAACGAAAAATCCATTATCTGGACCCGTGGCACCACTGAATCTATTAATCTGATTGCGCAAAGTTATTTCCGTGAGAAACTTCAAGCAGGTGATGAAATTATCGTCAGTGAGGCTGAGCATCACTCAAACTTGCTGCCGTGGCTGATGTTGGCACAACAAACAGGTGCAAAGATCGTAAAATGGGCGGTGACTCCTGACTTAACCTTAGATCTCAATGCGCTGCAATCAATCTTGAATGCCAAAAGCAAAATTGTCGCAGTAACGCAAATGTCTAACGTAACAGGCTATCAGCCGGACATTAGCGCGATAACCGCACTTGCTCATCAGTTTGGTGCAAAAGTCGTTATCGATGGCGCTCAGGGCGTTGTACATCACCCTCTTAACGTCATGGAAACTAATGTAGATTTCTACGCGTTTTCAGCGCACAAATTATATGGGCCTACAGGTTTAGGCATCTGTTATGGAAAACCTGAACATTTAGCCAATATGGATCCATGGCATGGCGGCGGTAAAATGTTAAATCACGTTGATTTTTCAGGCTTCACTCTCGCCCCAATACCTCAACGATTTGAAGCTGGAACCCCGAACATCGCGGGAGTGATAGCCTTTTCAGCCGTGCTTGAGTGGCTTTCAACGCAAAACTTAGCGCAGGCAGAAACCTATACTTGTGCACTTATAGACTATGCCTATGAGCAACTTACTCAGCTTGAAGGCGCGATTTGCTATCGCACTCAAAATTCGCCGCTTTTATCTTTCAATTTCCACAATATTCACTATAGCGATTTAGGGCTTCTCTTGACCGAACAGAAAATTGCATTACGCTATGGACAACATTGTGCTCAACCATTAATGGATTCACTCAATATTAGCGGCTGTTTACGCATCTCCGCCATGCCATATAATAACAGGCAAGATATTGATAAATTTATTTATTCAGTAAAATTCGCACTTTCGATTTTAAATGATTAAAAGGTAATCTAATGACTTTGTCTCGACATGAACTGGCTTCTCATCCATTTGGCACAGAAATTGTCATTCACGAAATCGTTGAACAGTTTTCTAAACAAAAAGCGTGGGAAGATAAATATCGCTTACTCATTCAACTCGCGAAAAAACTGCCCTCTCTCACAGATGAAGAAAAGCTGCAGACTCAGGAAGTTCATGGATGTGAAAACCGTGTATGGATTGGCGCTATTCTCAATGATGATGACACTTTCCACTTTTATGGGGATAGCGAAGGGCGTGTAGTGAAAGGGTTATTTGCTATTTTGCTCGCTTGTGTTGAACAGAAAAATGCACAGCAAATTTTAGAGACTGATTTTGAAGATATTTTTAGTCAAACTGGTTTATCAGGGCAACTCAGTGAATCCCGCC
The Providencia alcalifaciens DNA segment above includes these coding regions:
- the csdA gene encoding cysteine desulfurase CsdA — translated: MDNFNAPQFRQQFPAIGSDIIFLDSAATALKPLDMTNASDDYYRFSGSSVYRGQSPEALKITRLYEQGRLLTAKLIQAPNEKSIIWTRGTTESINLIAQSYFREKLQAGDEIIVSEAEHHSNLLPWLMLAQQTGAKIVKWAVTPDLTLDLNALQSILNAKSKIVAVTQMSNVTGYQPDISAITALAHQFGAKVVIDGAQGVVHHPLNVMETNVDFYAFSAHKLYGPTGLGICYGKPEHLANMDPWHGGGKMLNHVDFSGFTLAPIPQRFEAGTPNIAGVIAFSAVLEWLSTQNLAQAETYTCALIDYAYEQLTQLEGAICYRTQNSPLLSFNFHNIHYSDLGLLLTEQKIALRYGQHCAQPLMDSLNISGCLRISAMPYNNRQDIDKFIYSVKFALSILND
- the csdE gene encoding cysteine desulfurase sulfur acceptor subunit CsdE, whose product is MTLSRHELASHPFGTEIVIHEIVEQFSKQKAWEDKYRLLIQLAKKLPSLTDEEKLQTQEVHGCENRVWIGAILNDDDTFHFYGDSEGRVVKGLFAILLACVEQKNAQQILETDFEDIFSQTGLSGQLSESRQNGIHALITAIKNIASEMTPAE